Genomic segment of Chionomys nivalis chromosome 17, mChiNiv1.1, whole genome shotgun sequence:
AGGCCTCTACATTATCAGTTCCAGGGTATGCTGTTATTAGCTGTTCTGATGAGGGGGAGTTGTGGGTCTTTCTTTAGGTTGCTGTTAATTATctcttctgctgtccttgagagtaaaACACAAGCAGTAAATTTCCTGAACTAAAATTATCAGTAAACTGAAGTGAAGATGAGCGTAAGAAGTTAGGAATCTTTTGAGTGAGGTAAAACCAGGGCATGCGGATTCTGCTACCTATCTAAGCAGTTATGAATCAGCAGCTTGGGCAAGCAGTAATTCTGTGTCCTTGGATAGCTGTGAACATTGTCAATGGGATGCTCTTGCCTAGACCCTGAACACTGACcaatgcctgctgataaagataactGCAGGAAGGCAGCTCTCTGCATTTACCTAGGAGAGAGGAACgaaggcctggcagtgggaaactgCTTTCTCGTGTAGCTAGTGGAATGTGATTAGTAAGCCCCAAAGGCACAGGAGACAGTTCGGAACTGTGGAAATTAGTTCCTAAATATGTAACAGAAGAGGAGTTAGCTACATCGAAAAGCTACAGCAAAAAGACACCCCCTTTATTCCCAAAGCAACAACACTAAAATTTCCTTGAATTATGGCTTAACCATTACCAGGGCCCCTGGCTCTGATAAGTCACTggtgaaaagatggctgagcaatacTGTATAATGTTGTGGCTTGTGGCAGAGAATAGGATTGGGGCTGATGTCTTTcagtttgaccttgaacttgtgattctcctgtctctgtttctagaGTGCTATGGTTACAAGAGTGTGACATGACACCCAGCCAGTCAGCAACAGTAATGGGGCAGCACTTACGGGCACCATGCCTCATACAAAGCTATAAACCCGAAATATAGTTGAGGAGGAAGACGATAAAGCGACACCAGTTCAAAACCAGACGGAACTGagcggtgcacacctttcatcccagcactggggaggcagaggcaggtggatcttggtcagtttgaggccagcctgggctacacagtgagctccaggacagccagggctacatacagtgaaaccctgtctcaaaaaaccaaaagacaaactgaagcaaaccaaacaaaataaatgcagGCAGGAATGCAAAATGCAGCAGTGATGTGCTGAGCTGGAGCAGAGACATCAATTTGCAGCCCACTTTGCCTCTTTTCACCTGGGTCACTGTGGCCTATGAACCTCACATCTCACGGGGCCAAAGTGTCCTGGTCTGTGAAGTGGATGTGACACCTTGCATGGCTATTGTCAGGCTGATACCTGGCCAGAATTCCAAGTACACTGTACAGTGAGCGCTGTTCTAGAATGGACAGTCCCCTGCTATTAAAGGACAGGATGGACAGGAAGTGGGAGAAATGTGGGAGAGGAGAGGCTGACTCAGCTAGGGCAAGCTACATggacaggaagcagtttggactTTGACTGGAAGGACTCAGATCCTTGAGGGGGCTTCTGGGAAAAAGACTAAAACGTCACCGACGCTGGAAGAACTGGCAGCAATTTTCCCCATTTCTGGTCATTAGTGCATAATGTCTCCCCCTTTCCAGGGCCCCCGCTCTGTCAGAGAAGGAATAACACATCCATTATTTCCATCACAGCGGCTCTGCAGGCGGCAGCGCAGAGATGATGCCCATTTTCTGTGACTGCTGTGCACATTCAGGCCTCCATGCCTGTTCCCATCCCAGCTCCTGCCACCGCCTCATGCCGATGCTGTGCGCTCCTTTTTTGCTTAGTTTAGCTTGGGATTTTATGCGTCCCTGGGGCTTATGCTCTCTCCCTTTCAAAGTGCGACCTCTTGAGAACCGAGTACCAGCCGGTAGCTTGCTCAGCTGTGTCCAGATGGAATGAAAATGTACCTAAGCGTGGAGACAGAGGGATGGGGCCACTCCCTGAGCCAGAATTACTGTGCCCTGCAGTTCCTACCGTAAAGATCAAGAGCCTCTTCTGATGTTCTGTCCAGTCCCTAGACACACAGGTTAAAACAGATCCATGTCCATTAAGATAACAGAATTCTCCTTGGGGCCAGTAGTCCCTGAGGGGCCAGCATCTAGGAGGGACCAACTTTGCTGTGAATTATGAATGGCTCATCTGGAGGGACCCCTGAGCATCATTGTCTATCCCTACGGACTGTAGCATAGCTAACACTACTGCTTTCTCCCCCATGTTGGTGGTCAGTGCAGCAGCTGCTGGAAGATGGCACGGACCCCTGCGCAGCTGATGACAAAGGCCGCACAGCCCTCCATTTTGCCTCCTGCAATGGCAATGACCAGATTGGTGAGTCCTGGGGAAGCAATAGGAATTGATCCTTCTAAATGAAATGGGGGAGGAATTGCTGTCTGCATGctggggggagggctggggtgtgggaTGAGGAAGACTTGTGACAAGAGCCCtcaagtgttagaattacagatgtgtgccaccttgcctggcttGGTGAGCAGTCATTCACTTAATAAGCAGAGGTCCTTGTTAACGaatccaatgtgtgtgtgtgggggggggacggGACAGAGTCTCttgtagtccagtctggcctcacAGCTGCTGTGCTGCTGAGAACACCCACAAACTGATCTTGCTTCcgtctcctgaatgctaggattacaggtgtccaCACTGTTACACCTGggccaggttttttgtttgtttttttcttttgtggtccTGGGGATAAAACCCAGGGGCTTCACTCATGTTGGCAAGGGCTCCACCGCTAAACTTtatctccagccctcttcttactttttattttgttgttcaggctggccttgagctcatgcTACAGACCAGGTAGGCCTAGAACTTGAGACCCTCCAGCCTCAGACCCCTGGATAGCTAGACTCACAGACCTAAGCTACCAGGCCCAGCTATAGTGCACTGGTTGCCAGtaggtttttttctgtgtgtgtctctttacAAAATCTTTGCCTTCCCCACAGAGATGGTCACCTATTTCCTTCTAGAGATGGGACACTGTTACAGCTCCCGTTTTGTCTATGGCCAGTCCCTCTGGAATtagattttgttcttttgtgaGACTCAGCCTGGCTCTCCAATACAATGTCCTTAACCTAAATGATTCCATCTGGGAGGTTGGCAAGCCTTGGCAACATGAGGCGGCCCAGGACAGCTGAAGAGGGGTGTCTGCTCATGGAGCGCAGTGTCGTCTGTGACCTCACCCTCAGTGCAGCCTGCTGCCATATGGGGAATAGGAAATACTTTCAGGAGCCTTCCCCAGTATTTTCCCCAGTCAGATAGGACCAAGAGGCCAAGAGACTGACTCTCCTACAGACCTTGGTTCTGGACCCTTGGGGTCTACACATAAACCCTGTGAAGCACATAAATGATGGAGTGCATGCAACAGCGTTGGCGAGCCATGTCCAGGTTCTGCACCCCACACTCTGGGAAGCCTCTGCTGGCTTCAGGTGAGGTTTAGTTGGTGGGAACCTCTAACAGTCTATCTTGGATTTTTCCATCTTCAGTGCAACTTCTCCTGGACCATGGGGCTGACCCCAACCAACAGGATGGTCTGGGCAACACACCATTGCACCTGGGTAAGTCCTCAAAAGTCACAAGGTAGACTTCTAGGGCTCTGCAGGCTCTCAGGAGTGTCTCCTAGCATCCCGACAGAGCTTGAACCCCAAGGATGCATTCCCCACAGACTGTGTCCCACAGACCATCCATTCACAGTAGGCTGCGCACTTAGCAGAGCTGTTGGTGCGCCCTGGACTGGCTGCAGTCACCTCTGCTAAGAAGTGGGTTGTGAGCCCTTTGGCTGTCCCAGCCTTGCTGTAGACTCACACCGTCGATTATAGTGAGTCTTATCTCCAGGGCTCAGTTTCCACAGCTGTACAGGGAGAAAATTGGACTTGATCTGAGTCCCGTCCAATAGGGCACACTGACCTGGTGACACTGTCTCGGGAGGGAAAGTGGCACAGGCACACTCAGGGACACAGATCtcttccctgctctccccagttgtgattccttttttttgagacagggtttctctgtagctttggagcctggcctggaactagctcttgtagaccaggctggcctcgaactcacagagatccgcctgcctctgcctcccgagtgctgggattaaaggcgtgcgccaccaccgcccggctcccagttgtgattcttttttttttctaattttttttttttttttttttcgagacagggtttctctgtggttttggagcctgtcctggagctagctcttgtagaccaggctggtctcgaactcacagagatccgcctgcctctgcctcccgagtgctgggattaaaggcatgcgccaccaccgcccggctccagttGTGATTCTTAAGTCTCTCTTTTTTCCCACAGCGGCTTGCACCAACCATGTGCCTGTTATCACCACGCTGCTCCGAGGAGGTATGTGGCgccttcctccacctcttcctgccttctctcgTTCTCATGCCCAGCATGCTTCCTTCTCCCTGTTCCCACAGGGGCCCGTGTGGACGCCCTGGACAGAGCTGGCCGCACGCCCCTACACCTGGCCAAGTCGAAGCTGAACATCCTACAGGAGGGCCATTCCCAGTGCCTGGAGGCTGTCCGGCTGGAGGTGAAGCAGGTGAGCGATTCCTCCCTGGATGGGTACCACATTTAGCAGACCATTCGCTTCTGGCTTGGGTTTCCTGATTACATTGTTCCCCAACATCTCCACTCCATTATGCTAGCTGGTGTAAAGTTGGGCCTGTGCCTGCCTTCTAGCCAGCAGCTCAGcttccatctcctttctctcctttcagatcATCCACATGCTACGGGAGTACCTGGAGCGCCTGGGGCGCCATGAGCAGCGGGAACGGCTGGA
This window contains:
- the Ankrd54 gene encoding ankyrin repeat domain-containing protein 54 isoform X2 produces the protein MAGGAGGLQRDRGYPRKTPGPKTGSKDWLQEVAPKLRTWGRTKLESKSLGVPQGNNTALKRLRDSANANDVETVQQLLEDGTDPCAADDKGRTALHFASCNGNDQIVQLLLDHGADPNQQDGLGNTPLHLAACTNHVPVITTLLRGGARVDALDRAGRTPLHLAKSKLNILQEGHSQCLEAVRLEVKQIIHMLREYLERLGRHEQRERLDDLCTRLQMTSTKEQVDEVTDLLASFTSLSLQMQGMEKR